DNA from Anaerohalosphaeraceae bacterium:
GAACTGGGTGGATTTTTCCATCAAGGTCCGAGTAATTTCGAGGGCCTTTTGGTTGACTTCTTCGTATTTTTTCTGGAGCGAAGCGATTTTTTCGTTTTGCTGCTCAATGGTTTTTTGGGCGTCAGTCAGCTCCTGCTGGAGTGCCTGTTTTTCGTTCTGGCAGGTTACAAGTTTCGGGTTTGGTTTGCATCCGAGCAGCGTAAAGGCCGCCAATCCGATAAGCGCGAGTGTTTTTTTCATAGGCAATCCCTTTCCTTTGACGGTTGAACTTTTCTATTGAATTGACTGACATCTTACAGTGCCTTCTTGCCGGAAGCAAGAAATTCTGCGGGGATTTCTTGCGAGGAGCTCAGACAGGGGAAAGTGCATTTTGAAAGAGGGCGGCGGCAGCACCCTGAATGAGTGCTTCTTTGCCGGCTCGGGCGGGGATGATTTCGATGGTTCTGGAGGCAAAGTCATAGACATGTTCGACGAACCAGTCCTGAAGGCGTTTTGTAAAATAGGGGAGGAAGGGCTGGCTGACATAGCCGGCGAGAATCAGCACATCCGGATCGAATAGATTGACGGCAGCGGCAGCGGCATAGCAGAGGTGGTCGGCGATAAAGTCACGGACCGACAGGGCATAAGGGTCTTGTTGGTTGGCGGCCCAGGCCAGCTCTTCAACGGCCTGTTCCGGAGAGCGGACAGCGGGGAGCCGCTGCTGCAGAAGAGAGGAGCACCCTTCGGCGAGTTCCTGCCGCAATTTTCGAAGGACGGCAGGTCCGGAAATCAGGGCCTCCAGGCAGCCCCTGTGCCCGCAGCCGCACAAAGGACCATCGGGCATGACTGTGATGTGTCCGATTTCTCCGCTTCGGCGGGTGGCTCCGTAAACGAGTTTTCCGTCTATTAAGAGGGTGGAACCGACGCCGTCGGCGATATTGAAATAGATAATGTTTTTGGATTGGAGAGAGGGCTGAAGGCGGATTTCCGCCAGAAGCCGAACTTTGGTGGAGTAGATTTCCACCGGCCAGTCAAAGCGGCTTTGGAGGAGCCGTTGAAGAGGGACCGTTTTCCAGCCGAGGGGGCTGGACAGTTCGACGACGCCGGCGGGGGTGATGGAGCCGCTGAGAGTGACGGCGATGCCGAGGATTCTGTCGGGACGAATGCCGGCTTTGCTGACCAGCCCTCGGATATTGATTTCAAGCAGACGCAGAACATTCTCTACAGAATGGTCTGTACCGAGAGCAATGGCGATTTGTTCGGTCAGCTGACAATGAAAATCAAACAGCCCGAGCCGAATGGTGTGCGGATTGATTTCGGCGGCGATTAAATGTCCTCCCTGAGGATTGATGCGGATAAGGACGGGTTTGGCGCCGCGTTTTCCGCTGGGAAAGGGGGTTTCATGAATCCACTCTTTTTCTCGAAGTCGGCTGACGATGGTGCTGACGGTCGAGCTTCCCAAATGAGTCATTTGGCAGATTTGACTTTGGGACAGGGGACCGTGCCTGGCCAGAAGGGAGAGTACCACTTTCTCGTTTCGGCGTCCGGCCGCCTTGGAATTAATGGCTGTTTTTTCCATAGGATATTTATAATATCTCAATTCTTGAGTTTTTTCAAGATTAACATATCTTTTCTTTGCATGAACTCTAACTTATTTTATAATAATAAGATAAAAGAATAATAATAAAAAACTTGCAAACTTTGTCTGCCGTATCGTAAAATAATCTCAAATATTGAGGATAAAATTTTCTTTTTCTGTGCCCTTATTAAGTTTAAGGAGTCCAGCCGATGGCGGATTGGTTTAATGTGAAAGATAAATGTGTGGTGATTACCGGCGGGGCGGGGATTTTGTGCGGGGCGATTGCGGAGGATTTGGCGGCGGCCGGGGCAAAGGTCTGCATTGCGGACTATGATGAGATGCGAGCGAAGGAGTTGGCCCAGAAGATTGAATCGCAGGGGCATTTTGCGATGCCGCTTCGCATCAATGTTCTGGACAAAAAAGAGATTCAGGAGGCGTTTTCCTGTGCCAGGGAGACGATGGGGCGTGTGGATGTGCTGATTAACGGCGCCGGCGGGAATAAAAAGGAAGCGACCACGTCGGAGCAAATGCCGTTTTTTGACCTGCCGGAGGAGGCGCTTCGCTCGGTTTTCGAATTGAATTTTATGGGGACATTTCTGCCTTCTCAGATTTTTGGGCGGTATTTTGCTCAGGAAAAGAGAGGGGTCATTCTGAATATTTCGAGTATGAGCGCATTCAGCCCTCTTACGAAAGTGGTCGGTTATTCGGCGGCCAAGGCGGCAGTGAGCAATTTTACGGAATGGCTGGCGGTGCATATGTGTCAGAATTATTCACCCCAGATTCGCGTGAATGCGATTGCGCCGGGCTTTTTCCTGACGCAGCAGAACCGATTTTTGCTGACGGATGAGAAGACCGGGGCCCTGACGCCGCGGGGACAGACGATTATTGCTCATACGCCGATGGGACGGTTCGGCAGCCCGGAGGAGCTGTGCGGGACGGTCCGCTGGCTCATCAGCGACGCCTCCCGCTTTGTAACCGGTGTGGTGGTGCCGATTGACGGCGGCTTTAATGCATTCAGCGGTGTTTAGTTGTTGGGTGGAACGATATGCTTTATTATGCACGCGGCAATCCGCAGGAAGAACTGATGCCTGAACAGATGCGGGAAGGGCTTCTGGCGGTGCTGAAGCAGCTGGGCCCCCGACGAAAGGTGCTGGCAGTGCCGCCGGATATTACCCGGCTTCATTCACAGGCAGGTCTGCTGACCAGGATGGCCTGGGACTATTACGGGGCGGCCTTAACGGATGTGCTGCCGGCTATCGGGACACACCGTCCGATGACGCCGGAGGAAATCCGCAGAATGTATCCGGGGATGCCGCCGTCGATGTTCCGGGTTCACGACTGGCGAAACGGGATCGTGACAATGGGAACGGTGCCGGGGGATTTTGTTCGTCAGGTGAGCGAAGGAAAGGTCGATTACGACTGGCCGGCCCAGGTGGACCGTCTGCTGGCGGAAGGCGGATACGACCTGATTCTTTCAATCGGCCAGGTGGTGCCTCACGAAGTGACGGGGATGGCCAATTACAATAAGAATATTCTGGTAGGCACCGGCGGGTCGGAGGGCATCAACAAAAGTCATTTTCTCGGTGCGGTTTATGGAATGGAGCGGATGATGGGCCGTGCGGATACGCCGGTTCGTCG
Protein-coding regions in this window:
- a CDS encoding ROK family transcriptional regulator, translated to MEKTAINSKAAGRRNEKVVLSLLARHGPLSQSQICQMTHLGSSTVSTIVSRLREKEWIHETPFPSGKRGAKPVLIRINPQGGHLIAAEINPHTIRLGLFDFHCQLTEQIAIALGTDHSVENVLRLLEINIRGLVSKAGIRPDRILGIAVTLSGSITPAGVVELSSPLGWKTVPLQRLLQSRFDWPVEIYSTKVRLLAEIRLQPSLQSKNIIYFNIADGVGSTLLIDGKLVYGATRRSGEIGHITVMPDGPLCGCGHRGCLEALISGPAVLRKLRQELAEGCSSLLQQRLPAVRSPEQAVEELAWAANQQDPYALSVRDFIADHLCYAAAAAVNLFDPDVLILAGYVSQPFLPYFTKRLQDWFVEHVYDFASRTIEIIPARAGKEALIQGAAAALFQNALSPV
- a CDS encoding SDR family oxidoreductase, producing MADWFNVKDKCVVITGGAGILCGAIAEDLAAAGAKVCIADYDEMRAKELAQKIESQGHFAMPLRINVLDKKEIQEAFSCARETMGRVDVLINGAGGNKKEATTSEQMPFFDLPEEALRSVFELNFMGTFLPSQIFGRYFAQEKRGVILNISSMSAFSPLTKVVGYSAAKAAVSNFTEWLAVHMCQNYSPQIRVNAIAPGFFLTQQNRFLLTDEKTGALTPRGQTIIAHTPMGRFGSPEELCGTVRWLISDASRFVTGVVVPIDGGFNAFSGV